In Nitrosophilus labii, the following proteins share a genomic window:
- a CDS encoding aspartate aminotransferase family protein, producing MNLKEIDLEYVLHTYARNYINFKRGENATLFDEEGKDYIDFTSGIGVVSVGHGNKRVSEAICNQAKNIIHISNLYLIEPQAKLAKKLVELSGYDMRLFFANSGAEANEGAIKIARKYGEVDGEVKRYKIITLKHSFHGRTITALKATGQEAMHTYFGPFPDGFVYADDIDSIESLLDDHTVAVMIELIQGEGGVEPLDKAKVQKLAKSLKKKDILLIVDEVQTGIYRTGELLASNLYEIEPDIITLAKGLGGGIPIGAIMTRLKDIFKPGDHGSTFGGNYLSCSAANTVLDILEDEKDRGVLDERMVYFEDRINEMAKKYSNIFQKSVGLGFMRGLRAKSGEILSKIIEESFKERVLVLKAGRNTIRFLPPLTISKEEIDEGIKRFEKAILKVSDQI from the coding sequence ATGAATTTAAAAGAGATAGATTTAGAATATGTTCTTCATACTTATGCAAGAAACTATATAAATTTTAAAAGAGGTGAAAACGCTACGCTTTTTGATGAAGAGGGGAAAGACTATATAGATTTTACAAGCGGTATAGGAGTTGTAAGTGTAGGACACGGCAATAAAAGGGTATCTGAAGCTATTTGCAATCAGGCAAAAAATATCATTCATATTTCCAATCTATATCTGATAGAACCGCAAGCAAAACTGGCTAAAAAGTTAGTTGAACTTAGTGGATACGATATGAGGCTATTTTTTGCAAACAGCGGGGCAGAAGCAAACGAAGGTGCCATAAAGATAGCTAGAAAATATGGCGAAGTCGATGGAGAGGTAAAAAGATACAAGATAATCACCCTAAAACACTCCTTTCATGGAAGAACAATTACCGCTTTGAAGGCTACTGGTCAGGAGGCTATGCATACCTATTTTGGTCCATTTCCCGATGGATTTGTTTATGCTGATGATATTGACTCTATAGAGAGTCTTTTAGATGACCATACGGTCGCGGTTATGATAGAGCTTATACAAGGTGAGGGCGGAGTGGAACCTCTGGATAAAGCTAAAGTTCAAAAACTTGCAAAAAGTTTGAAAAAAAAAGATATTTTGCTGATAGTAGATGAGGTTCAAACAGGGATCTATAGAACCGGTGAGCTGTTGGCTAGCAATCTTTATGAGATTGAGCCCGATATCATTACTTTGGCTAAAGGTCTTGGCGGCGGTATACCGATAGGCGCTATTATGACAAGATTGAAAGATATTTTCAAACCTGGAGATCACGGAAGCACTTTTGGAGGAAATTACCTTAGCTGTTCGGCTGCCAATACGGTTTTGGATATTTTGGAAGATGAGAAAGATAGAGGCGTTTTGGATGAGAGAATGGTCTATTTTGAAGATAGGATAAATGAAATGGCAAAAAAATATTCCAATATATTTCAAAAAAGTGTGGGACTTGGATTTATGAGAGGACTTAGAGCCAAAAGTGGCGAAATTTTGAGCAAAATCATAGAAGAGTCTTTTAAAGAGAGAGTTTTGGTTTTAAAAGCAGGAAGAAATACTATTAGATTTTTACCGCCTCTTACTATCTCAAAAGAGGAGATAGATGAAGGTATTAAAAGATTTGAAAAGGCAATTTTAAAGGTTAGTGATCAGATATAG